acgggatgtagccgtagcagtaggggatgtacccgtagcagtaggggatgtacccgtagcagtacgggatgtacccgtagcagtacgggatgtacccgtagcagtacgggatgtagccgtagcagtacgggatgtagccgtagcagtacgggatgtagccgtagcagtaggggatgtacccgtagcagtacgggatgtagccgtagcagtacgggatgtagccgtagcagtacgggatgtagccgtagcagtaggggatgtagccgtagcagtaggggatgtacccgtagcagtaggggatgtacccgtagcagtacgggatgtagccgtagcagtacgggatgtacccgtagcagtacgggatgtacccgtagcagtacgggatgtacccgtagcagtacgggatgtagccgtagcagtacgggatgtacccgtagcagtacgggatgtacccgtagcagtacgggatgtagccgtagcagtaggggatgtacccgtagcagtaggggatgtacccgtagcagtacgggatgtagccgtagcagtacgggatgtagccgtagcagtacgggatgtacccgtagcagtacgggatgtagccgtagcagtacgggatgtacccgtagcagtaggggatgtagccgtagcagtaggggatgtacccgtagcagtacgggatgtagccgtagcagtacgggatgtagccgtagcagtacgggatgtagccgtagcagtacgggatgtagccgtagcagtacgggatgtacccgtagcgtagcagtacgggatgtacccgtagcgtagcagtacgggatgtacccgtagcgtagcagtacgggatgtacccgtagcagtacgggatgtagccgtagcagtacgggatgtagccgtagcagtacgggatgtagccgtagcagtacgggatgtagccgtagcagtacgggatgtacccgtagcagtacgggatgtacccgtagcagtacgggatgtacccgtagcagtacgggatgtagccgtagcagtacgggatgtagccgtagcagtacgggatgtagccgtatgggatgtagccgtagcagtatgGGATGTAGCCGTATGGGATGTAGCCGTACGGGATGTAcccgtagcagtacgggatgtacccgtagcagtacgggatgtacccgtagcagtacgggatgtagcagtacgggatgtagccgtagcagtacgggatgtacccgtagcagtacgggatgtacccgtagcagtacgggatgtagcagtacgggatgtagccgtagcagtacgggatgtacccgtagcagtacgggatgtagccgtagcagtacgggatgtacccgtagcagtacgggatgtagccgtagcagtacgggatgtacccgtagcagtacgggatgtagccgtagcagtacgggatgtagcagtacgggatgtagccgtagcagtacgggatgtagccgtagcagtacgggatgtagccgtagcagtacgggatgtacccgtagcagtacgggatgtagcagtacgggatgtacccgtagcagtacgggatgtacccgtagcagtacgggatgtagccgtagcagtacgggatgtagccgtagcagtacgggatgtagccgtagcagtacgggatgtagccgtagcagtacgggatgtagccgtacgggatgtacccgtagcagtacgggatgtagccgtagcagtacgggatgtagccgtatgggatgtagccgtagcagtatgGGATGTAGCCGTATGGGATGTAGCCGTACGGGATGTAcccgtagcagtacgggatgtacccgtagcagtacgggatgtagccgtagcagtacgggatgtagccgtagcagtacgggatgtagccgtagcagtacgggatgtagccgtacgggatgtacccgtagcagtacgggatgtagccgtagcagtacgggatgtagccgtatgggatgtagccgtagcagtatgGGATGTAGCCGTATGGGATGTAGCCGTACGGGATGTAcccgtagcagtacgggatgtaccctacgggatgtacccgtagcagtacgggatgtacccgtagcagtacgggatgtagcagtacgggatgtacccgtagcagtacgggatgtacccgtagcagtacgggatgtagccgtagcagtacgggatgtagcagtacgggatgtacccgtagcagtacgggatgtagccgtagcagtacgggatgtagccgtagcagtacgggatgtagccgtagcagtacgggatgtagccgtagcagtacgggatgtacccgtagcagtaggggatgtagccgtagcagtacgggatgtagcagtagcagtaggggatgtagccgtagcagtacgggatgtacccgtagcagtacgggatgtagcagtacgggatgtacccgtagcagtacgggatgtacccgtagcagtacgggatgtagccgtagcagtacgggatgtacccgtagcagtacgggatgtagccgtagcagtaggggatgtagccgtagcagtaggggatgtacccgtagcagtacgggatgtagccgtagcagtaggggatgtagccgtagcagtacgggatgtacccgtagcagtacgggatgtagcagtacgggatgtacccgtagcagtacgggatgtagccgtagcagtacgggatgtagccgtagcagtacgggatgtagccgtagcagtacgggatgtagccgtagcagtacgggatgtacccgtagcagtacgggatggacccgtagcagtacgggatgtagccgtagcagtacgggatgtacccgtagcagtacgggatgtagccgtagcagtacgggatgtagccgtagcagtaggggatgtacccgtagcagtacgggatgtacccgtagcagtacgggatgtacccgtagcagtaggggatgtacccgtagcagtacgggatgtacccgtagcagtacgggatgtagccgtagcagtaggggatgtagccgtagcagtacgggatgtacccgtagcagtaggggatgtagccgtagcagtacgggatgtagcagtagcagtacgggatgtagccgtagcagtacgggatgtagccgtagcagtacgggatgtagccgtagcagtacgggatgtagccgtagcagtaggggatgtagccgtagcagtacgggatgtagccgtagcagtacgggatgtaccCGTAGCAGTAGGGGATGTACCCGTAGCAGTAGGGGAtgtagcagtacgggatgtagccgtagcagtacgggatgtagcAGTAGGGGATGTACCCGTAGCAGTAGGGGATGTAcccgtagcagtacgggatgtaccCGTAGCAGTAGGGGATGTACCCGTAGCAGTAGGGGTAGGGAAGCTTCATTCAAATTTGGGAGACGCGGGAGCGACAGTCCCAGTTCCCAACACCTCAGAGTTTTCCCCCCCACACGGCCAACATGCAATTTATACCGGTGTGATTAATGGTCACAGCACACCAAACACAAAATGATAGCACTTCAGGCGACAAGATTCTTCGGGGGAATCAAGTAGAAAGGCATCCAACGTGTGGTCAGAATGCATCAAACTCAAATTCACATGTAAGTGACGCTTGAGTTGTCCTACATCTCCCCTGTATAAATGTACCTTATCCGTAAGGGGTAGGTGGGCAGGTGTCAGAGGCAGTAGGACTCAACAGGCAACTCCCCAAGAAGCTCATCAAGGTCATCtgcacaacacagacagacaaattcaatcaaacaaacacacagggtgGAGCTGCTGATTGGTTTACCAAGAACATACACTCATATGCATATCCAAGTCCCACCTGCGTCCCAGGACAGGTCCAGTGGTGCAGCAGGCGGGCCCTGTGGAACACTAGAGGAGCCAGCACCAGAGTCTGCAGAGACCTGTGGGGCCCGAAcatcctcttcatcatcatcatcatagaacAACTCCATCTGAGACACAGGGGCTCCTGGGACACTGGAGGACTGATCAGGTGATTCCAACATTGGCTCCTACATTCAACAGTAGAGGTAgacaaacaaatacaaaacatctGTCAAGACACCAAGTTTTACTCATCAATGATTTGTCATTGTTACATCAAACTCCCAACAGCCTAGGATAACGACAAGATATCCTCCAGGCCTTGGTCGTGGTCTCTCACCAGGTGGAGTGGGGGCAGCTGGGTCTGTGTGGAGGACAGAGTCGAGCCGTCAGGAGGGTAGATCCTCAGGAGGTTGTTGGGTGTCACGTTCAGGTAGTGGTTACGGTGGGACGGAGAGAACACACCCACCTTCATGAAGAGACAACTAATTATGGGTCTACAGCTAACACAGTGCAAAAATTAtcaactttacacacacacaatttgttTTTGTGATTTTATTGAGAGTGGCTCATCAATCATTTTGAAGAATCCAACAAATGATTTGCAATGAAACACTAGTAAATAGTGAGGTGTGTGGCCTGTGGAAGTCCTACCTGTTTGAGCAGCAGTACCGCCCCTGTCTTGAGCTCCCCTAGTCTGTCCTCTAGGAGGCGCCGGTGCACTGTGCCCTGCATCTCTcctacagtcagtcagacacactTATTACTACTGTGTATTACTACTGTGCTCTACCGTGCAGTCAGAGCAAAACAGCATACCCAGCCATGTGCTTCTGCATCGCTTGCtttttagggttttaggctgggtatctgtatagCACTCTGTGACAACTGTGGATGTAAAAATGGCTGTATAAAATACATGTGATTGATTCATACCACATGGAGCACACTGATCACATTGTTCCTACTAATGACAACAGTGTAGTAATCAGTGCATCCCCCTCCAGGGGTAATCTGTTGACAGGTAGCACCAAGGGCCACACTTCAGGAAGGAAATGCACAGATGACTGAGACTTAATAGTCCGTGGTGATCAGCATGTAGCTAATAACCGTTCATTTGATGCTGATCCATAATGATAGAATCACTAATAAGCACAGCACTAAGGTTAAGTATCTACTTTAATAGATCTGCTCAGGAGTCCTCACGCTGGCTCTCCTGAGGCCATGAGGACCTGCTAGGTTCAAGCAGTActcagagagaaatagaggaacTGCAagaaaatgagagaaagagacagaagaatggaGGAAAGAGGGGCCTAGGGACAATGACACAAACCAGATGTCTTCTACTGAATCACATGGTGTGTGAAGCGAATTCAGGTGAATTCTCAGTGGCGTACACACAAACCGCCAGCCACACACTCACTACAATGGCTGTGTGACCAGTTCTACCTACAAGAACAACCTTACCACCAGTAGGCCTTACCTGTGGGATCCCTGAACACAGCCTTGGCATCAGCGTGTGTGTGGAGGATGCTCTTTAGTACCACAGCCATGTTGGGAACCTTGTTCTTCGCCAGCTGTTTCAGGGCCGcctgagagagcgagacagacagacagacagagagagactttcGTATTAGAGCACTACAAAACAAGTTCAAACTGCCAATCATTAACTTTAATTAATTAAACAGCTCAATTACTCATGCAGAGTTGCCATTAGCAGTGGCACATTAAGACTGTGGAAAAACAACAGAATAACCATTAAGATGATTAATGTGTGATCATGTTTGGGATAATAACTACTAACACCCCAGGCACAGGCCTGTCATCTGTCCTGATTATACTGATAGACCGTCACCACAGAGACAAGGGCCATTAACATAGAGAAAAACACCATCAACTTCTATCAGGGAGGCTGCCCTGGGTGCAAAAAAACATGCTCATGAAGTCAAATTAGCAAACGGTGTTACGCAAGTGTTAAATTTTTGCACCAGATGATATGGCATTTAAAGCTTCTAACATTAAATATGTTATGTTAAATTATGCATATTGTTGAAGGGTACATAGCCACGCACAGCCTGAACACTGTTAGCCTTTCAGTCACCTTTCATGCCATTTAAGCTACCATAGGCTGTGTATATTGGATAACGCTAAATGTGCTGGTCACCTTGCGGAGTACCACGGCCACGCTGTAAGAGTGCAGAAAACAGGAGGAGTTCCTTTCGTCCAATCCCATCTCTGCCTTCATCGCTGCCCACGGACCTACACTGAAATCCTCTTCCTCAGTCTGAGAGCTGGGAACCTGGACAGGTTTTttttacacacacatcacatgttCATAAAGCAACATGATATAATAAATAATGGACAGAAAAATGAATAAATATCATGACACATGATACATTCTGTAAATGTATAGCCTACACATCAGTGTGATAGTACCTGACTGGGCGGTCGAGCCACGGCCCCATGTGCAGGTGTCTGAGGAATGGCCACCACAATGTCATCCAGGCTCTGCCCATGGAGCTGCTTTAAGGAGAGAGAATGGAACCCTGCAGTAGCTTAATATCACAACCAAGCACATTGCTGACTGCTGAGATTAGTTAGACTACAAATAAACAGAGAGGCAGGTAGGGACAGAAGCAGAAAGAGACACACCTGTTGTGGTAGGATTCCTGCAGGCCCAGGGAAGTGGCGGGTATTGGGCCGGATGTGGTCAGAACGGGGTCTCTGGGGGGTCTTGTTGGAGTTGGACACCAGCTGAATCAAGTGGTTAGTGAAGACGGGTGTGTGGAGGGAACGGGGGGTGAGACTGGGGGAAGGCACGGGTCCACCAAACCTACTAGAGGGGGCTGGGGAGATGGGGTCAAAAAGGCTGCGTCCCTGAGTCAGAGGTGTAGCCCAGGGCCTCTGTACCTGGGAAGGAAGCCCCCTGATTGGTCTGGGGGTCACAGGCCTGGGGAAGGGGCTGGAGGCCATGGTGAGGCCAGGAAACACTGGGCTCTGGGGTGGAGCTAGGAGGAAAGTAGCACTAGGATCAGGGTGTGGAGAGGGGAAGGGGCCAGGGAATGAGGACCTGTGGAGTATATTACTAATGGGAAGACCAGACGTTTGGTTAGAGGTATTGAATCCTCTCAGACCCACATTGGGCCCGGTTTGAGCACCACCACAGGCTGTGGGCCGTAGTCTTTTGGCTGGGGATACAGAGTCATCGCTGGGCTTGGTTAGATCTGCAGCTGGAGCAGTTTCTCGGACCTGAGCCCAAGTGCTCATCTGTGGATCACTTTCATCTAGGTCTGCCAGGTCAACATCCCAATCATCAAAGTCATCCTGCGGCGAGGGGGCCTCTTGCTGTCCTGTTGTGTTTGACTTCATCTGTTGAGCTGGTGAGGAGCTCTGTTGGGTAACTGTACACGGTCCCCTACTCAGTGTAGGAaggtggagagggggaagagggaatgAGGGCAATGGTTTAGATGTAGAGAGCTGTCTCAAACCCAAAGCAGCAGACTGTCCTACACTGCTTGGTGTTGCATTCTCTGACCCTGGGCCATTCGACAGGCCCCTATGGGCAAGTATGCCTTCTGTGGATGGTTGATGTGAGTTATTCTGGCCATAGGGGGCAGCAGGAGTTGATGCTGCAGTTGAACGGAGGAAACAGGACTGTGCTGCAGAGGACACTGTGCTAGCAGAcactgctggagcggaccagtCCATCTCAAGTAgatcctaacacacacacacacacacacacacacacacacacacacacacacacacacacacacacacacacacacacacacacacacacacacttgtataaTTCATATTCAAAGAAAGCCAGAGGTGTAATATAAATTCATAAATAAATCGTTTCACAACAGTACTCTACATTACTTGTGATGTCAATCTGAGAATTTATACAGAAGGCTATAATCTGTCATAACTATCATATCAGCAGGTGGTAATCACTGACTGTGTAAATCAGTTTGCAGCACCTCATCATCGAAGTTCTCCCCAACGTTAAATAATCCATTCCACTTGCAAGTCTGTCGAATAAGAAAGACATCTTCAAATATAGCATCAACTAAGAAAGTGCTAGATGTAAATTACATTTCGCCAACTAGATGGCTGGCTAACACTGTTAGCTACGTGCCAAGCTAGCTAGAAGCTTCTCTCATTTGTAAACTTGTGGCAGCTACCAACCTGAGGACCAGAGCTAGCAAACAAACATGACTGATTCTTACCATAGCAGTCATGCGATCTCGTGTCGAATGTCTTTTCTAACTGTCTATTTACATTGGTACATAAGATCAATCGAACGTGTATATGTCATTTAATTCAGCCATCCAGTACTTGCTGCCGTAAAAAATTTGTAACTTTTCAAGCAATGCAAGATGTTGTAAATACGAAATTTTGTGAGATTGGCACCGCCACGTTCAAGTAGAACGTAATTACGTAATCAATGTTTACGCTGCGTGACGTTCGCGAGATGGGTCGTCACTTGTCGCCACCTGCTGACTATCTCAGTTAATGCAGTTCCCCGAATATCAGATTGCGTTCCCCGTCTATTTATAACAGGCACTAAACTTGTATTGGGGCAACAATATCTTGTGAAAGGACATTTGGACGTGTCTGTAAAACACGTCATGAAGTAGTCGAAAGCAAATTACGTTATCCACAACAGAAAATGTACTATACTTTGTATAGTAACTTACTTGAGTTCACATGAAACAATTCTGAATTCACAGTGGTTACAAGTTCAAGGTGAGTAGAATTCTATATTCACACAACATTGATACTATGTAAATTCAATCTTCAAAGACCAGAGACAAAACAAATTGTTGTCTCTGTTGTCTCTGTTTTGATTTTCGTTTAGTATTGGCCATAACAGTAGCTTTTTAGTCAGTGTCTAAGTCAAATTTGCGGCACTGAGTCATGTTGTGCCCACTGTAAGCAACTCAAATTGGAACTGTTTCAAATGTGTTGCTCAAAGACCTCAGTGGGTTGCTTGAGATTCTGCTCCAGCTTTGGGTGTCATGTCCAGGGACACATTTGCCTTCAGCTCAGCCGCCTTACATTCTCTGAAAGTGGATCAGGAGCTCCAGGAGTGGGAGGATAAGCGGCAGGCATTGGCTCACAGGAGGGCCATGAGCCGGCCACCTGTGTCCCGGGCCTCCAGACCCCCTCCCAGACAGCAGCGGGGCCTCCAGGAGATCCGGGTCTATGAGGCCCGATGCAGAGACACCACAATCCACAACACATTCATGTGTGGGGACATGAAGGGAGTGCACACTGTGTTAAAGGACCCCTGCATGGTCAACGCACTGATGGAAACAGTACATGAAGAGATGGTGTGGGCTCCAGAGCTGGGTAGGTGCCAAATGCAGAGAATATAAACTCACTTTTACTGTATGCTTCACTGTTGTCTTTTTGTTAGACCTGTCTGTGCCTTTCTTATAGATCTTCCAATCTTTCCCCATCACTGCTCATCGACTCTCTTTATTCTATCCTCTAAACATACCTAAGCCTCTCTGGCTATGAGCATCTGCTAGGTAAATAATGTACATACTCTCTGTCCCTCTGACAGGGATGTGGACCATGAGCTCCAAGATCAAGCAGACATCTGCATTGCGTCTGGCAGCCAGCAAGGGACACTCAGGCTGTGTGGAGGAGCTGCTGTTTCGAGGGGCGGAGGTGGATGCTGACCCTGGTGGCAGCACAGCCCTGCATGATGCCTGTATAGGTGGCCATGACAGCTGTGTCCAGCTGCTGCTAGCCCACGGAGCAGACCCTGACCTACTGGCAGAAGACGGCAGTGCACCCCTTCACCTCTGCAGCACAGCCCAGACATTTCAGTGAGTGACAGCGCCTTAGCCATACTGACACTATGCCTGGTGATCATTTATATTATTTATAGATAGAAGAATGTTTCAAAAGTTATATGGCAGGTGGGTCTGTTGATGTGGGTGCTAATGAAAGATAAGATCATAAGGTTGTGTCTCTACTCTCTTCAGGTGTGCTGAGCTGCTGGTGACAGGTGGGGCAGAGGTCAATGTGTTCACCAGTGAAACAAAGCTCATAAGGTTGTGTCTCTACTCTCTTCAGGTGTGCTGAGCTGCTGGTGACGGGTGGGGCAGAGGTCAATGTGTTCACCAGTGAAACAAAGCTAACGCCCCTCCATGTGGTGGCTCGTCGGGGTCTGGAGGAGCATGTGAAGCTCTTTCTGTCCCATGGAGCTGACGTGTCAGCCAGGAACCGTGAGGGGGAGACCCCCCTGAATGCAGCCTGTGCTGGGGCTGAGAGGCCTGCCGAGGCTGGGCAGTACCTCCGCGTGGTTCAGATGCTGCTGGGAGCTGGGGCTGACCCCTGCACTGCAGGCAGGAAACACCACACACCTCTACACAACGCCTGTAGTAACTGCAGCCCACGCATTGCAGAAATTTTACTACAACATGGAGCCAAAGCAGATGTGCAGAACTGTGCAGGATACACACCCATGGACTGTCTGTTACAGGTGGGGTTAAGAGTGGGCCatattggagggggggggggggcaggcagaGGGACCTAAGGAGAGTTCTGTGGTCAAAGTGTAAGATCCATTTGGACATAGTTATTTAATTACATTTATAATTTTCATAATCAGTGAGTGGTAGATAAGACAGACTTATTCTCCTTCTCCTGTCTGCAGGTGGTGGAGGACTATCCAGACCAGCATCCTGAGGCTGTAGCACGCTCCCTCCTAAACCACGGGGCCAAGGCCGGTAAAAGCTTGGTATGTCAGGGTGGGCAATTGGAAAAGTGAGTTGGGCCAAGCTGGGTGTAAAAATGGCAGTTGGAGGCTGCATTTGGGCCCATTTAATTATATTTTATTGGGATGAAATATGTGCACCAGCAAAAGCTTGATTTTATTTAATTTGTGGGCGCTATGAaaatgttttaaagctaattcccTGCAATTCTACGTAGACAATATATTTAAGGAGGgcatgataataataatattaacccACAGATTTCCTCCATATAGATGCTGaagctctgcctcctctcccctgccacTCTGGAGGTAATGCTGAACTGCTATGCTGTTGTCCCTTCCTGTGAGGAATGGATGCAGTCTATCCCTCTTGAGATACATGAGGTTTGTTCTTTCCACTGTTTTCAGCTCTCTCCTTCACTGCCTGAACCATCTAATGTCCTT
The sequence above is a segment of the Salvelinus alpinus chromosome 1, SLU_Salpinus.1, whole genome shotgun sequence genome. Coding sequences within it:
- the LOC139574432 gene encoding homologous recombination OB-fold protein-like isoform X2, with translation MTAMTCKWNGLFNVGENFDDEDLLEMDWSAPAVSASTVSSAAQSCFLRSTAASTPAAPYGQNNSHQPSTEGILAHRGLSNGPGSENATPSSVGQSAALGLRQLSTSKPLPSFPLPPLHLPTLSRGPCTVTQQSSSPAQQMKSNTTGQQEAPSPQDDFDDWDVDLADLDESDPQMSTWAQVRETAPAADLTKPSDDSVSPAKRLRPTACGGAQTGPNVGLRGFNTSNQTSGLPISNILHRSSFPGPFPSPHPDPSATFLLAPPQSPVFPGLTMASSPFPRPVTPRPIRGLPSQVQRPWATPLTQGRSLFDPISPAPSSRFGGPVPSPSLTPRSLHTPVFTNHLIQLVSNSNKTPQRPRSDHIRPNTRHFPGPAGILPQQLHGQSLDDIVVAIPQTPAHGAVARPPSQVPSSQTEEEDFSVGPWAAMKAEMGLDERNSSCFLHSYSVAVVLRKAALKQLAKNKVPNMAVVLKSILHTHADAKAVFRDPTGEMQGTVHRRLLEDRLGELKTGAVLLLKQVGVFSPSHRNHYLNVTPNNLLRIYPPDGSTLSSTQTQLPPLHLEPMLESPDQSSSVPGAPVSQMELFYDDDDEEDVRAPQVSADSGAGSSSVPQGPPAAPLDLSWDADDLDELLGELPVESYCL
- the LOC139574432 gene encoding homologous recombination OB-fold protein-like isoform X1, which produces MTAMTCKWNGLFNVGENFDDEDLLEMDWSAPAVSASTVSSAAQSCFLRSTAASTPAAPYGQNNSHQPSTEGILAHRGLSNGPGSENATPSSVGQSAALGLRQLSTSKPLPSFPLPPLHLPTLSRGPCTVTQQSSSPAQQMKSNTTGQQEAPSPQDDFDDWDVDLADLDESDPQMSTWAQVRETAPAADLTKPSDDSVSPAKRLRPTACGGAQTGPNVGLRGFNTSNQTSGLPISNILHRSSFPGPFPSPHPDPSATFLLAPPQSPVFPGLTMASSPFPRPVTPRPIRGLPSQVQRPWATPLTQGRSLFDPISPAPSSRFGGPVPSPSLTPRSLHTPVFTNHLIQLVSNSNKTPQRPRSDHIRPNTRHFPGPAGILPQQQLHGQSLDDIVVAIPQTPAHGAVARPPSQVPSSQTEEEDFSVGPWAAMKAEMGLDERNSSCFLHSYSVAVVLRKAALKQLAKNKVPNMAVVLKSILHTHADAKAVFRDPTGEMQGTVHRRLLEDRLGELKTGAVLLLKQVGVFSPSHRNHYLNVTPNNLLRIYPPDGSTLSSTQTQLPPLHLEPMLESPDQSSSVPGAPVSQMELFYDDDDEEDVRAPQVSADSGAGSSSVPQGPPAAPLDLSWDADDLDELLGELPVESYCL
- the LOC139574432 gene encoding homologous recombination OB-fold protein-like isoform X3, which translates into the protein MTAMDLLEMDWSAPAVSASTVSSAAQSCFLRSTAASTPAAPYGQNNSHQPSTEGILAHRGLSNGPGSENATPSSVGQSAALGLRQLSTSKPLPSFPLPPLHLPTLSRGPCTVTQQSSSPAQQMKSNTTGQQEAPSPQDDFDDWDVDLADLDESDPQMSTWAQVRETAPAADLTKPSDDSVSPAKRLRPTACGGAQTGPNVGLRGFNTSNQTSGLPISNILHRSSFPGPFPSPHPDPSATFLLAPPQSPVFPGLTMASSPFPRPVTPRPIRGLPSQVQRPWATPLTQGRSLFDPISPAPSSRFGGPVPSPSLTPRSLHTPVFTNHLIQLVSNSNKTPQRPRSDHIRPNTRHFPGPAGILPQQQLHGQSLDDIVVAIPQTPAHGAVARPPSQVPSSQTEEEDFSVGPWAAMKAEMGLDERNSSCFLHSYSVAVVLRKAALKQLAKNKVPNMAVVLKSILHTHADAKAVFRDPTGEMQGTVHRRLLEDRLGELKTGAVLLLKQVGVFSPSHRNHYLNVTPNNLLRIYPPDGSTLSSTQTQLPPLHLEPMLESPDQSSSVPGAPVSQMELFYDDDDEEDVRAPQVSADSGAGSSSVPQGPPAAPLDLSWDADDLDELLGELPVESYCL
- the LOC139574451 gene encoding ankyrin repeat and SOCS box protein 16-like isoform X1; this translates as MSRDTFAFSSAALHSLKVDQELQEWEDKRQALAHRRAMSRPPVSRASRPPPRQQRGLQEIRVYEARCRDTTIHNTFMCGDMKGVHTVLKDPCMVNALMETVHEEMVWAPELGMWTMSSKIKQTSALRLAASKGHSGCVEELLFRGAEVDADPGGSTALHDACIGGHDSCVQLLLAHGADPDLLAEDGSAPLHLCSTAQTFQCAELLVTGGAEVNVFTSETKLTPLHVVARRGLEEHVKLFLSHGADVSARNREGETPLNAACAGAERPAEAGQYLRVVQMLLGAGADPCTAGRKHHTPLHNACSNCSPRIAEILLQHGAKADVQNCAGYTPMDCLLQVVEDYPDQHPEAVARSLLNHGAKAGKSLMLKLCLLSPATLEVMLNCYAVVPSCEEWMQSIPLEIHETHQGFFDSVRQMTSQPRSLQHLCRCALRRHLGKGIDAAISRLDIPSSLMEYLLLRNEGEIR
- the LOC139574451 gene encoding ankyrin repeat and SOCS box protein 16-like isoform X2, whose protein sequence is MSRDTFAFSSAALHSLKVDQELQEWEDKRQALAHRRAMSRPPVSRASRPPPRQQRGLQEIRVYEARCRDTTIHNTFMCGDMKGVHTVLKDPCMVNALMETVHEEMVWAPELGMWTMSSKIKQTSALRLAASKGHSGCVEELLFRGAEVDADPGGSTALHDACIGGHDSCVQLLLAHGADPDLLAEDGSAPLHLCSTAQTFQCAELLVTGGAEVNVFTSETKLTPLHVVARRGLEEHVKLFLSHGADVSARNREGETPLNAACAGAERPAEAGQYLRVVQMLLGAGADPCTAGRKHHTPLHNACSNCSPRIAEILLQHGAKADVQNCAGYTPMDCLLQVVEDYPDQHPEAVARSLLNHGAKAGKSLMLKLCLLSPATLETHQGFFDSVRQMTSQPRSLQHLCRCALRRHLGKGIDAAISRLDIPSSLMEYLLLRNEGEIR
- the LOC139574451 gene encoding ankyrin repeat and SOCS box protein 16-like isoform X3, which produces MSRPPVSRASRPPPRQQRGLQEIRVYEARCRDTTIHNTFMCGDMKGVHTVLKDPCMVNALMETVHEEMVWAPELGMWTMSSKIKQTSALRLAASKGHSGCVEELLFRGAEVDADPGGSTALHDACIGGHDSCVQLLLAHGADPDLLAEDGSAPLHLCSTAQTFQCAELLVTGGAEVNVFTSETKLTPLHVVARRGLEEHVKLFLSHGADVSARNREGETPLNAACAGAERPAEAGQYLRVVQMLLGAGADPCTAGRKHHTPLHNACSNCSPRIAEILLQHGAKADVQNCAGYTPMDCLLQVVEDYPDQHPEAVARSLLNHGAKAGKSLMLKLCLLSPATLEVMLNCYAVVPSCEEWMQSIPLEIHETHQGFFDSVRQMTSQPRSLQHLCRCALRRHLGKGIDAAISRLDIPSSLMEYLLLRNEGEIR